A genome region from Triticum aestivum cultivar Chinese Spring chromosome 2B, IWGSC CS RefSeq v2.1, whole genome shotgun sequence includes the following:
- the LOC123043295 gene encoding uncharacterized protein: protein MALATQPLRLRVGAASAACRPPSPGIRARGGGRRTTRSVAVAAAAAEGRAAVKGAAAAVVREFYEGVNRRDLAAVAPLIAEGCVYEDPVFPRPMVGRDRVVGFFGEFMGSVSPDLRFVIDDISGEDPSAVGVTWHLEWKGRPFPFSRGCSFYRCEPDPQRPQQIQIVYGRDCVEPATKPGELALVVIRGVTWILERFPSLADRL, encoded by the exons ATGGCACTGGCGACGCAGCCGCTGCGGCTCCGCGTCGGAGCGGCCTCTGCGGCGTGCCGGCCTCCGAGCCCCGGCATCCGGGCGCGCGgtggcgggaggaggacgacgcgGTCCGTGgctgtggcggcagcggcggccgagGGGAGGGCGGCCgtgaagggggcggcggcggcggtggtgcgggaGTTCTACGAGGGGGTGAACCGGCGCGACCTGGCGGCGGTGGCGCCGCTGATCGCGGAGGGGTGCGTGTACGAGGACCCGGTGTTCCCGCGGCCCATGGTGGGGCGGGACCGCGTGGTGGGCTTCTTCGGCGAGTTCATGGGCTCCGTCAGCCCCGACCTCCGCTTCGTCATCGACGACATCTCCGGGGAGGACCCCTCCGCCGTCGGCGTCACCTGGCACCTCG AGTGGAAGGGGCGGCCGTTCCCGTTCAGCAGGGGCTGCAGCTTCTACCGCTGCGAGCCCGACCCGCAGCGGCCGCAGCAGATCCAGATCGT GTATGGCCGGGACTGCGTGGAGCCGGCGACCAAACCCGGCGAGCTGGCGCTG GTGGTCATCAGGGGAGTCACCTGGATTCTGGAGCGCTTCCCTAGCCTTGCCGACCGGCTCTGA